Proteins encoded together in one Amphritea japonica ATCC BAA-1530 window:
- a CDS encoding DUF1820 family protein: MASEPIYRIKFLNQNEVYEIYAHNVYQSDLWGFLEVENFVFGSQSAMLVDPSEEKLKKQFEEVERSYIPMQAIIRIDEVKHEGVAKITEAKGTVTQFPVMPPRPRI; this comes from the coding sequence ATGGCAAGTGAACCCATCTATCGAATTAAATTCCTAAATCAAAATGAAGTCTACGAAATCTATGCTCATAATGTCTATCAGAGTGATCTCTGGGGCTTTTTAGAGGTCGAAAATTTTGTTTTTGGCAGTCAAAGTGCAATGTTAGTAGATCCCTCCGAAGAGAAATTAAAAAAGCAGTTTGAAGAGGTAGAACGTAGTTATATCCCGATGCAGGCGATTATTCGTATTGATGAAGTAAAGCATGAAGGTGTTGCTAAGATTACTGAAGCTAAGGGAACCGTTACACAGTTTCCAGTAATGCCTCCGCGCCCTCGCATTTGA
- a CDS encoding EAL domain-containing protein — MSPKLPAHIASKNVFLEGFYTHLLPGLAYLALAHFSITWLSIQPSEASAVWPAAGVSITAILLRGYRACFGLFAALMMLYANSWLDPESAVSLVRSLLLMFLLSIAAVLQAAGAVWLVRRLLGGFPSLIDDKEIALFLLIIGPLASFVASLLATTSFLLFGIIGWGDYLVSWVTWWVGDTIGAIVMVPMLLALFASKQSTLYTRRLAVGLPMGGVLVVIIALFIVTKNHESQQRTVQFNRQAEMLHTHFEERLNAGVEVLHSLRSFFISSVNVNNAEFSAFTQHTLSRYPEIQALEWIPRLPHSARAKYEANHSGVARKIIERDVDGFFQAAVQRQFYYPVTYIEPYVGNERALGFNVASHPVASNAVSIARQTDGIAFTAPVRLVQESGEQRGVVAYLQVNHGGVDYGLSSEGLVAAVYRMGDFLNSVLESREGLASHINIELLDITESEELIFSSADPAASTYNMLARSAEYVIGGRTYQFNYTTKPEFYLSFIQWSSWIILLAGMVFTALLGGWLLSLTGRTLRVRQLVGEKTASLQYEIEERRRAEQELRKVSKAVEFSPNMVLITRTDGEIEYSSPKFTEETGFSAEDVIGQNIEILHYERTGETSYQDVWPELSNKQVWRGEIVNRKKSGDFYWAQVSIAPIYNLEDELTHYVVTLQDITENRLISEQISYQASHDQLTALVNRREFEVRLDTLLKTQCRPGVSHAFCFLDLDQFKVVNDTSGHVAGDELLRQVAALLQERVRSNDTLARLGGDEFGILLHNCPMDKAWVVAEGVRDTIAQFKFCWEQQVFSIGVSIGVVEINEHSAGMTEIMKHADSACYTAKDSGRNRVHLYSVGNEMLAQREGEMKWVSEINSALDENRFVLYGQLIVPLQNSQLKPDVEILLRMKSRDGTIVPPGAFLPAAERYQLSGQIDQWVVEHAFAWLERNFTQFSQYFGCCAINLSGGSLGDPSLKQAIITHLDDSSLLPYKVKFEITETSAIANLSEAQRFINALKAYGCQFSLDDFGSGLSSFAYLKNLPVDNLKIDGQFVKGILDDQLDLAMVKSINDIGQVMGKTTIAEFVENDEITALLREIGVDYGQGYGLGLPEPLDLLLQQVSGEDDR; from the coding sequence ATGTCGCCAAAACTGCCAGCTCATATAGCCTCTAAAAATGTCTTTCTAGAGGGGTTCTATACGCACCTTTTACCGGGTCTTGCGTATCTGGCTTTGGCTCATTTCTCGATTACCTGGTTGTCGATTCAACCGAGTGAGGCATCAGCGGTATGGCCTGCTGCGGGTGTATCTATCACCGCTATTCTACTGCGAGGCTATCGTGCCTGTTTTGGGCTGTTTGCCGCCCTGATGATGCTTTATGCCAACAGCTGGCTGGACCCAGAGAGCGCTGTCAGTTTGGTTCGGTCTCTATTATTGATGTTTCTTCTGAGTATCGCTGCGGTACTGCAAGCGGCGGGAGCCGTCTGGCTGGTGCGTCGTTTGTTGGGAGGATTTCCTTCCCTGATTGACGATAAAGAGATAGCGCTGTTTCTGCTTATTATTGGGCCGCTGGCATCTTTTGTCGCAAGTCTGTTAGCGACCACCTCTTTTTTATTATTTGGCATTATTGGCTGGGGGGACTACCTGGTAAGTTGGGTGACCTGGTGGGTTGGAGACACTATTGGCGCCATCGTAATGGTACCCATGTTGTTGGCTCTGTTTGCTAGTAAACAAAGTACTCTCTATACCCGTAGACTGGCGGTTGGTTTGCCGATGGGAGGAGTGCTGGTTGTAATCATCGCTTTATTTATCGTCACTAAAAACCATGAATCACAACAACGCACAGTTCAGTTTAATCGGCAGGCAGAGATGCTACATACGCATTTCGAAGAAAGGTTAAATGCAGGGGTTGAAGTACTCCATTCGCTCCGTAGTTTTTTTATCAGCAGTGTGAATGTTAATAATGCTGAGTTTTCCGCTTTTACACAGCATACCTTGTCCCGATACCCTGAAATTCAGGCGCTGGAATGGATTCCCCGACTTCCCCATAGTGCTCGTGCTAAGTATGAAGCAAACCATTCAGGAGTGGCACGGAAAATAATTGAAAGAGATGTAGATGGCTTTTTCCAGGCTGCGGTGCAACGTCAGTTTTATTATCCGGTTACTTATATTGAGCCTTATGTCGGGAATGAGCGGGCTTTAGGCTTTAACGTCGCGAGTCATCCTGTTGCCAGTAATGCGGTGTCTATCGCTCGACAAACGGATGGGATCGCTTTTACGGCCCCGGTCAGGTTGGTTCAGGAATCTGGAGAACAAAGGGGGGTTGTTGCTTATCTGCAAGTTAATCACGGGGGAGTCGATTATGGCTTGTCGAGTGAGGGTCTGGTTGCTGCCGTCTATCGCATGGGGGATTTTTTAAACTCGGTGCTGGAAAGTCGAGAGGGTCTGGCTTCTCATATCAATATTGAGCTGCTGGATATTACAGAGTCTGAAGAGTTGATTTTCAGTTCTGCAGATCCTGCTGCTTCAACTTATAACATGCTTGCAAGGTCCGCCGAATATGTTATCGGTGGTCGGACCTATCAGTTTAATTACACCACGAAACCTGAGTTTTACTTGTCGTTTATCCAATGGAGTAGCTGGATTATTTTGCTGGCAGGGATGGTGTTTACCGCGTTATTGGGGGGCTGGTTACTGTCTCTGACTGGCCGGACGCTCAGGGTACGACAGTTGGTTGGTGAAAAAACTGCGTCGTTGCAATATGAAATTGAGGAGCGCAGACGCGCTGAACAAGAGCTGCGTAAAGTATCTAAAGCCGTCGAATTTAGTCCTAATATGGTGCTTATTACTCGCACCGATGGAGAGATTGAGTATTCCAGTCCTAAGTTTACAGAGGAGACGGGGTTCAGTGCAGAAGATGTCATAGGCCAGAATATAGAAATCCTGCACTATGAGCGTACCGGAGAAACGTCCTATCAGGATGTGTGGCCAGAGCTTAGCAATAAGCAGGTTTGGCGTGGAGAAATAGTTAATCGTAAAAAGTCAGGTGATTTTTATTGGGCGCAGGTCAGCATTGCCCCGATTTATAATCTGGAAGATGAACTGACTCATTATGTCGTCACGCTTCAGGATATTACTGAGAATAGATTGATTTCAGAGCAGATCAGTTATCAGGCCAGTCATGATCAGCTAACCGCATTAGTTAATCGCCGAGAATTTGAAGTTCGTCTTGATACGTTGTTGAAAACTCAGTGCCGCCCAGGGGTGAGTCATGCATTTTGTTTTCTCGACCTTGATCAGTTTAAGGTGGTTAATGATACTTCCGGGCATGTCGCAGGCGATGAACTGTTACGACAGGTTGCGGCCCTGCTGCAGGAACGGGTGAGATCGAATGATACATTGGCCCGGCTAGGGGGGGATGAGTTCGGCATTTTGTTACATAACTGCCCAATGGATAAAGCCTGGGTAGTGGCTGAAGGTGTGCGGGATACTATTGCTCAGTTTAAGTTTTGTTGGGAACAGCAGGTATTCAGTATTGGTGTGAGTATCGGAGTCGTTGAAATTAATGAGCATTCCGCCGGTATGACTGAGATTATGAAACATGCGGATTCTGCCTGCTATACGGCGAAAGATTCTGGCCGTAACCGGGTTCACCTGTATTCAGTAGGCAACGAAATGTTGGCTCAGCGGGAAGGGGAGATGAAGTGGGTTTCGGAAATCAACTCAGCGCTGGATGAAAATCGCTTCGTTCTTTATGGACAGCTGATTGTCCCGTTACAAAATTCACAGCTTAAACCGGATGTTGAAATACTACTGCGGATGAAAAGCAGGGATGGAACTATTGTGCCGCCCGGTGCTTTTCTTCCAGCAGCAGAACGCTATCAGCTGTCTGGACAGATAGATCAATGGGTGGTGGAGCATGCATTTGCCTGGTTGGAACGAAACTTTACCCAGTTCAGCCAGTATTTTGGTTGCTGTGCGATTAACCTATCCGGTGGGAGTCTGGGGGATCCGAGTCTGAAACAGGCAATTATTACCCATCTGGATGATTCGTCCTTGTTACCTTATAAAGTTAAGTTCGAGATTACTGAAACCTCTGCCATTGCTAATCTGTCAGAAGCTCAGCGATTTATTAATGCATTGAAGGCGTATGGTTGTCAGTTCTCTCTGGATGATTTTGGGAGTGGTTTATCGTCGTTTGCCTACCTGAAGAACCTCCCCGTCGACAATCTGAAAATTGACGGCCAGTTTGTTAAAGGTATTCTGGATGATCAGCTTGATCTGGCGATGGTTAAGTCGATTAATGATATTGGCCAGGTAATGGGAAAGACTACCATTGCTGAGTTTGTTGAGAATGATGAAATAACAGCTTTGCTACGTGAGATCGGTGTGGATTATGGGCAGGGCTATGGTTTAGGTCTTCCTGAGCCACTGGACCTGTTACTGCAGCAAGTAAGTGGCGAGGATGATCGTTAG
- the efp gene encoding elongation factor P, protein MANYPSNQFKNGLKVMIEGDPCSMVDVEFVKPGKGQAFTRVKLKNLITGRTWERTFKSNETAEGADVMDTDMEYLYCDGEMWHFMDPQSFDQVAADKTAIGDAHQWLKEQDKCLVTLWNNNPISITPPNFVELEVTETDPGLKGDTAQGGSKPATLQSGAVVRVPLFIEQGEVLKIDTRTGEYVSRA, encoded by the coding sequence ATGGCAAATTACCCATCGAACCAGTTTAAGAACGGCCTGAAAGTGATGATCGAAGGTGATCCATGCTCTATGGTAGATGTTGAATTCGTTAAACCTGGTAAAGGCCAGGCTTTCACCCGGGTAAAGCTGAAGAACCTGATTACGGGCCGTACCTGGGAGCGTACCTTTAAGTCGAATGAGACGGCTGAAGGCGCGGATGTTATGGATACGGATATGGAGTATCTCTACTGTGACGGAGAGATGTGGCACTTCATGGATCCACAGAGCTTTGATCAGGTAGCGGCGGATAAAACGGCGATTGGCGATGCGCATCAGTGGCTGAAAGAGCAGGATAAGTGCCTGGTTACACTCTGGAATAACAATCCTATCTCAATTACACCGCCTAACTTTGTCGAACTGGAAGTGACTGAAACTGATCCAGGCCTGAAAGGCGATACGGCACAGGGTGGTTCTAAGCCGGCGACTCTTCAGTCAGGTGCTGTAGTGCGTGTTCCGCTGTTTATTGAGCAGGGTGAGGTGTTGAAGATTGATACGCGGACAGGGGAGTACGTTTCCCGCGCTTAA
- a CDS encoding glucosaminidase domain-containing protein, with product MFGFGALIQIADQRKSSATAVIYKSLHSPADIIPLSNPVIPVAYTSVISLKALPVNEKKERFIALLLPAILISKAKLKEQKNQLNQMLAKSQLSATDQAWLNQKLSAYRVDSTTKLSQRMIELPNSLILAQAAIETGWGSSRFFIQALNIFGVWSFDPTEKRIMARQQREGKPVYLKRYDSLLGAIDDYQLTLGKGSAYRALRAATQQTQNSLQLLQHLGRYSELGDIYIQRLNTVIRQNNLRQYDDYQL from the coding sequence ATGTTTGGCTTCGGAGCCTTGATCCAGATTGCGGATCAACGAAAGTCATCTGCGACAGCTGTCATATACAAATCACTGCACTCCCCTGCGGATATCATTCCCCTTAGCAACCCGGTAATACCCGTTGCTTATACTTCAGTTATCTCGTTAAAAGCACTACCGGTAAATGAAAAGAAAGAGCGGTTCATTGCCCTGCTGCTGCCTGCCATTCTGATTAGCAAAGCAAAACTGAAAGAACAGAAAAACCAACTCAACCAGATGCTGGCTAAATCACAACTAAGCGCTACCGATCAGGCGTGGCTAAACCAAAAGTTATCGGCATACCGGGTCGACTCAACCACAAAACTGAGTCAACGCATGATAGAACTACCCAACAGCCTGATTCTGGCACAAGCGGCCATTGAAACAGGCTGGGGCAGCTCTCGCTTTTTTATTCAGGCGCTGAATATTTTTGGCGTCTGGTCTTTTGATCCGACAGAAAAAAGAATCATGGCTCGTCAGCAACGCGAGGGAAAACCGGTTTATCTGAAACGTTATGACTCACTACTGGGCGCTATAGATGACTATCAATTAACACTGGGAAAAGGCAGTGCCTATCGCGCGCTTCGAGCAGCAACGCAACAGACCCAAAACAGTCTCCAACTGTTACAACATCTGGGTCGTTACAGTGAGTTAGGAGACATTTATATACAAAGACTGAATACCGTCATTCGACAAAACAATTTACGCCAATATGACGACTATCAACTCTGA
- the miaB gene encoding tRNA (N6-isopentenyl adenosine(37)-C2)-methylthiotransferase MiaB: MAKKLFIKTHGCQMNEYDSARMADLLGESHELELTDNQDDADVLLLNTCSIREKAQEKVFHQLGRWRKLKANNPSLKIGVGGCVASQEGDAILKRAPYVDMIFGPQTLHRLPEMIDITNAGTQKKGIVDISFPEIEKFDHLPAPRVEGAEAFVSIMEGCSKYCTFCVVPYTRGEEVSRPLDDVITEAVELSEQGVREIHLLGQNVNAYRGATHDDDIADLAELIRCVAQIDGIDRIRFTTSHPVEFTDSLIEAYRDVPELVSFLHLPVQSGSDRILNAMKRGHMALEYKALIRKIRAARPDITLSSDFIIGFPGETDAEFEATMNLIAEIGFDNSYSFIYSRRPGTPAADLPDNISEETKKQRLSILQDRITQQAMQISRRMLDSVQRILVTDYSKKDPGKLQGRTENNRVVNFRCDNPDMIGHFVDVRIAEVYANSLVGELVGSELDGTLAQNDAK, translated from the coding sequence ATGGCCAAGAAGCTATTCATTAAAACCCACGGTTGCCAGATGAACGAGTACGATTCCGCCCGCATGGCAGATCTACTGGGCGAAAGCCATGAACTTGAGCTTACCGATAACCAGGATGACGCCGATGTGCTGCTCCTGAACACCTGTTCGATCCGCGAAAAGGCTCAGGAGAAAGTATTCCATCAGCTGGGACGCTGGCGCAAACTCAAAGCGAACAACCCCAGCCTTAAGATCGGTGTGGGTGGCTGCGTTGCATCTCAGGAAGGCGACGCTATTCTTAAGCGCGCCCCCTATGTAGATATGATCTTCGGACCACAGACTCTTCACCGTCTGCCTGAGATGATCGACATTACCAATGCCGGCACACAGAAAAAAGGCATTGTCGATATCAGCTTCCCTGAAATCGAAAAGTTCGATCACCTTCCAGCGCCCCGTGTTGAAGGGGCTGAAGCCTTTGTTTCCATCATGGAAGGCTGCAGTAAATATTGTACATTCTGCGTGGTTCCCTATACCCGGGGTGAAGAGGTCAGTCGGCCGCTAGACGATGTTATTACCGAAGCGGTTGAACTGTCTGAGCAGGGTGTTCGTGAGATTCACCTGTTGGGCCAGAACGTCAACGCCTATCGCGGCGCAACACATGATGATGACATTGCCGACCTGGCGGAGCTGATTCGCTGCGTCGCCCAGATCGATGGCATCGACCGGATACGCTTCACCACCTCTCATCCTGTTGAGTTTACCGATAGTCTGATAGAAGCCTATCGCGATGTGCCTGAGTTGGTTAGCTTCCTGCATCTACCGGTACAGAGCGGTTCAGACCGCATTCTGAATGCGATGAAGCGGGGTCATATGGCCCTGGAATATAAAGCCCTGATTCGGAAGATTCGAGCAGCACGCCCCGATATCACCCTATCTTCGGACTTTATTATCGGTTTTCCAGGCGAAACGGATGCCGAATTTGAAGCAACCATGAATCTGATCGCAGAAATCGGCTTTGATAACTCTTACAGTTTTATCTACAGCCGTCGTCCAGGCACACCGGCAGCAGACCTGCCCGATAATATTTCTGAAGAAACAAAAAAACAGCGCCTGAGCATCCTTCAGGACCGCATCACCCAGCAAGCTATGCAGATCAGCCGTCGTATGCTCGATTCTGTACAGCGCATCCTGGTAACCGACTACTCAAAGAAGGATCCAGGCAAACTACAAGGACGGACCGAGAACAACCGGGTAGTCAACTTTCGTTGTGATAATCCCGACATGATCGGCCACTTTGTCGATGTCCGCATCGCAGAAGTTTACGCCAATTCACTTGTGGGCG
- a CDS encoding DUF805 domain-containing protein: MNTDIYASPQAMLEDESAAIVPLTTKQLLFSFQGRIGRKAFWLTTLIATLVASVIVGALFTGLSYTEISAEGLIFILAVLYIPMIWVGLAIQVKRWHDRNKSAWWILIMFVPVIGPIWAFIETGFLAGSPAANDFGSPSA, translated from the coding sequence ATGAACACCGATATTTATGCTTCACCACAGGCGATGCTAGAGGACGAATCTGCAGCCATCGTCCCGCTCACCACAAAACAACTCTTATTTTCATTTCAGGGACGGATTGGTCGTAAGGCATTCTGGCTTACAACGCTGATAGCAACACTCGTAGCAAGTGTAATTGTAGGGGCTCTTTTCACCGGGTTATCCTACACCGAAATAAGCGCTGAAGGATTGATCTTTATCCTGGCAGTACTTTATATACCCATGATATGGGTCGGGTTGGCGATACAAGTAAAGCGCTGGCATGACCGAAATAAGTCAGCCTGGTGGATTCTCATTATGTTCGTGCCTGTTATCGGCCCTATATGGGCGTTTATTGAAACAGGTTTTTTAGCGGGGTCTCCTGCAGCTAACGACTTCGGTTCTCCCAGCGCTTAA
- the epmA gene encoding EF-P lysine aminoacylase EpmA, which translates to MSELWKATASVENLRRRAAIYTQIRGFFAEHGVFEVETPLMTSAAVSDPYIDTIECRYHPLPGQQEQPRYLQSSPEYAMKRLLASGSGAIYQICKAFRNGEYGKRHNPEFSMLEWYRPGFDHHRLMDEVEALVTPLLGLTACQRISYGDLFKQYLQIDPYTVTATELATVTRQHIELEMEDDNRDNWLNLLMSHVIEPQLVDRGGVFVYDYPASQAALSKVMTNSEGQPVACRFEFFVAGIELANGYFELTDAAEQARRFDKDIDQRKSEGLPMRPTDNLLVDALENGMPECAGVAMGLDRLVMLALGTEQISDVIALPFNRA; encoded by the coding sequence ATGAGTGAGTTGTGGAAAGCGACAGCGTCGGTTGAAAATCTGCGCAGGCGGGCAGCTATTTATACTCAAATTAGGGGCTTCTTTGCAGAGCATGGGGTATTTGAAGTGGAAACGCCTCTGATGACCTCTGCTGCCGTCAGTGATCCCTATATCGATACTATCGAATGTCGTTACCATCCGTTACCGGGCCAGCAGGAGCAACCACGCTATCTGCAAAGCTCACCTGAATATGCTATGAAGCGTTTGCTTGCGTCCGGCAGTGGCGCGATCTACCAGATCTGTAAAGCGTTTCGTAATGGGGAATATGGTAAACGTCATAATCCTGAATTTTCGATGCTGGAATGGTATCGCCCTGGCTTTGACCATCACCGTTTGATGGATGAGGTTGAAGCGCTGGTTACACCGCTACTGGGACTGACAGCCTGTCAGCGCATAAGTTACGGTGATCTGTTCAAACAGTATTTGCAGATTGATCCTTACACTGTCACAGCGACAGAGCTTGCCACAGTTACCCGCCAGCATATCGAACTGGAAATGGAAGATGACAACCGGGATAACTGGCTGAATCTCTTGATGTCCCATGTGATCGAACCGCAACTGGTGGACCGGGGCGGTGTTTTTGTTTATGACTATCCCGCGAGTCAGGCTGCTCTTTCAAAAGTAATGACAAATAGTGAAGGTCAGCCGGTTGCTTGTCGGTTTGAGTTTTTTGTGGCGGGAATTGAATTGGCGAACGGTTACTTTGAGTTAACGGATGCGGCTGAGCAGGCTCGCCGTTTTGATAAGGATATCGACCAGCGAAAGAGTGAAGGCCTGCCAATGCGGCCAACAGACAATCTGCTGGTGGACGCTTTGGAAAACGGGATGCCTGAGTGTGCCGGTGTCGCTATGGGGCTGGATCGATTGGTTATGCTGGCGCTGGGAACCGAGCAGATCAGTGATGTGATCGCTTTGCCTTTTAACAGGGCTTAA
- the epmB gene encoding EF-P beta-lysylation protein EpmB: MNSTIKLPDSWQTLLSQTLKRPEELFSYLQLPDSLLDDANRASLEFAMRVPLPWLDRIEKGNLDDPLLRQILPLGDELDTVPGFTNDPLEEMSSNPVEGLIHKYKGRVLVVLTGACAINCRYCFRRHFPYAENRLGPEQWQKILDYITADTSITEVIFSGGDPLVSSDTRLTQLLNDLQKIPHLTRLRIHSRLPVVLPQRVTESLTTLLSQTRFNIVTVIHSNHPQELDPSVAKAVKQLSQAGVTVLNQAVLLRGVNDSVEVLQALSEKLFSIGVLPYYLFTFDPVKGAAHFDVPDDEAKQIISQLQNLLPGYLVPKLAREIPGQGSKTLLIPNQE, translated from the coding sequence ATGAACTCAACTATCAAGCTGCCAGACTCTTGGCAAACACTCCTCAGCCAGACTTTGAAGCGTCCGGAAGAGTTGTTTAGCTACCTACAGCTTCCCGATTCATTATTGGATGATGCCAACCGCGCAAGTCTCGAATTCGCAATGCGTGTCCCCCTGCCCTGGTTAGATCGCATTGAGAAAGGCAATCTCGATGATCCGCTTTTACGCCAGATCCTGCCCCTGGGTGATGAATTGGACACAGTCCCGGGCTTTACTAACGACCCATTAGAGGAGATGAGCAGCAATCCTGTCGAAGGCCTTATCCATAAATACAAAGGACGGGTTTTAGTCGTACTGACCGGTGCCTGTGCGATTAACTGCCGCTATTGCTTTCGCAGACACTTTCCCTACGCTGAAAACCGCCTAGGCCCCGAACAGTGGCAAAAGATCCTGGATTACATCACCGCTGACACAAGCATCACTGAAGTTATCTTTTCAGGAGGTGATCCACTGGTGTCGAGCGATACCCGGCTGACCCAACTGCTTAACGACCTGCAAAAGATCCCCCACCTGACCCGTTTACGCATTCATAGCCGTCTGCCAGTCGTGCTGCCCCAGCGAGTAACCGAGTCTCTCACGACGCTGCTCAGTCAGACTCGATTCAACATTGTCACTGTGATCCATAGCAACCATCCACAGGAGTTAGATCCTTCCGTGGCTAAGGCCGTTAAACAACTAAGTCAGGCGGGGGTTACCGTCCTGAATCAGGCCGTACTGCTGCGGGGTGTTAACGACAGTGTTGAAGTGCTTCAAGCGTTAAGTGAAAAGTTGTTCAGCATCGGTGTACTTCCCTATTACCTGTTCACCTTTGACCCAGTAAAAGGTGCGGCTCATTTCGACGTTCCTGATGATGAAGCCAAGCAGATCATTAGCCAATTGCAGAACCTGCTACCGGGCTATCTGGTTCCTAAACTTGCCAGGGAGATCCCTGGCCAGGGAAGTAAAACCCTGTTAATTCCTAACCAGGAGTAG